In Patescibacteria group bacterium, one DNA window encodes the following:
- a CDS encoding flippase, whose amino-acid sequence MSLTSLVSKNTFVHLVGKIISLFLSLIIFSMITHYLGTEGFGQFTTVTSFLQVFAIFANLGLYLVFIQILSAPKTDEKKVISDFFSFRLISSIVLLFIAPLIALLIPQYSGLIKIGIFITVFSYIFTSLSQLLTGFFQTKMQIKKVVFAEIAGRLVLLILTESAILLKTNLIGILVALIFSSLVEFYVLYRFLGQQIKISLLPDFHAHFNIFKKSWPVALSMILTTVYFKGDTIILSLFQSQNDVGIYGASYRILETLILFPPIFVGLIMPYLSRSWAEKNLESFKMIFQKSFDFFMVIIWPLIIGTMCLAAPLMMFVAGADFLVSAPPLRILIWATGLIFLGTLSTYAVVAIEKQKLMLPFYFISALVGLIGYLIFIPQYSYYGAAYMTIVAELLTTVLSFWIIYKTTKFLPNFKIGSKSLLASLIMGFFLLILSGQNLFFLIFVAIIIYFAALYFLKTISSQTIKEIANLK is encoded by the coding sequence ATGAGCTTAACCAGTTTGGTCAGTAAAAATACATTTGTCCATTTGGTCGGTAAAATAATCAGCCTTTTTTTGAGTCTGATTATTTTCAGCATGATTACTCACTATTTGGGCACAGAAGGATTTGGTCAATTCACGACCGTGACTTCATTTCTTCAAGTTTTTGCCATTTTTGCCAATCTTGGTTTATATTTGGTTTTTATTCAAATACTTTCCGCGCCCAAAACCGACGAAAAAAAAGTAATCAGCGATTTTTTCAGTTTTCGTTTAATTTCCAGTATTGTTCTTTTATTTATTGCTCCGTTGATTGCCTTATTGATTCCTCAATATTCCGGTTTGATAAAAATCGGAATATTCATTACTGTTTTTAGTTATATTTTCACTTCTTTAAGTCAGTTGTTGACCGGTTTTTTCCAGACCAAAATGCAAATTAAAAAAGTGGTTTTTGCGGAAATTGCCGGCCGTTTGGTTTTATTGATTTTAACTGAATCGGCTATTTTATTAAAAACTAATTTGATCGGAATTTTAGTCGCTCTCATTTTTTCCAGCTTGGTTGAATTTTATGTTCTTTACCGTTTTTTGGGCCAGCAAATTAAAATATCTTTATTGCCCGATTTTCATGCCCATTTTAATATTTTCAAAAAATCTTGGCCGGTCGCTCTTTCAATGATTTTGACAACAGTTTATTTCAAGGGCGATACGATTATTCTTTCTTTATTTCAATCACAGAATGATGTTGGCATTTACGGCGCGTCTTATCGGATTTTGGAAACTCTGATTTTATTCCCGCCGATTTTTGTCGGGTTGATTATGCCTTATTTAAGCCGTTCTTGGGCCGAGAAAAATCTTGAATCTTTTAAAATGATTTTTCAAAAATCTTTTGATTTTTTTATGGTTATTATTTGGCCGCTCATTATCGGAACAATGTGCTTGGCCGCGCCTTTAATGATGTTTGTCGCCGGCGCTGATTTTCTTGTTTCTGCGCCACCGCTCAGAATTTTAATTTGGGCCACGGGTTTGATTTTCTTGGGAACTTTGTCAACTTATGCCGTGGTTGCCATAGAAAAACAAAAATTAATGCTTCCTTTTTATTTTATTTCCGCTCTGGTGGGCTTGATTGGTTATCTTATTTTTATTCCCCAATATTCTTATTACGGCGCGGCGTATATGACGATTGTCGCCGAATTATTGACTACTGTCTTATCTTTCTGGATTATTTATAAAACGACCAAATTTTTACCAAATTTTAAAATCGGTTCAAAATCGCTTCTGGCCAGCTTGATTATGGGATTTTTTCTGTTGATTTTAAGCGGTCAAAATTTATTCTTTTTGATTTTCGTGGCAATAATAATATATTTTGCCGCGCTTTATTTTTTAAAAACAATTTCTTCTCAAACCATTAAAGAAATTGCGAATTTGAAATAA
- a CDS encoding SpoIID/LytB domain-containing protein, protein MRKIFYSKIIFIFWLLPALSLAFPNQTFAQSDYQAQRLQQSSVGIPEVITSGTVDYWVKFKNIGKMYWSGTGTQFLTLRTVSGMKSKFSYPTWYDFNAPNRINSISTVDPQGEITFNFTLLAPDQPGLYWEKFNLFAGNTLIPGGEIEIPLKVIPSSSTPAPTPVPTPTPTPTPTPTPTPTPTTKTFWQSIPPEITIATQPLFQCASEGPDIRVGLLYLEEKEKKNYLPFKISTLNKKVYQLLDQNNKLLIRVSDGGIMEVDFDFKLKRYFILDDKGKRLMMLDSFVKFKGDDSTIFKIQSWQNGPFWDGGENDNEFRGNMEIQYNASTQRLWLINQLPMEDYLKGLGEAGDSSPIEFLKAQAIAARTYATSRYISPKYTNTPDGDSLFTVRSTQADQVYRGYQRELRMTNTLTALIATQGVVATYQNNPISAYYFAQSDGRTRSSVEAVMTAAPVDYLVSKIDPPGQGKTLLGHGVGMPQRSAIVAANQGANFSQILKYYYTGIDLTKIY, encoded by the coding sequence ATGCGAAAGATTTTTTATTCAAAAATTATTTTTATTTTCTGGCTGTTGCCCGCCTTGTCTTTGGCTTTTCCGAATCAAACTTTCGCTCAATCAGATTATCAGGCTCAAAGATTACAACAAAGTTCAGTTGGCATACCGGAAGTAATCACAAGCGGAACCGTAGATTATTGGGTTAAATTTAAAAATATTGGCAAAATGTACTGGAGCGGTACCGGCACGCAATTTTTAACTTTGCGAACTGTTTCAGGAATGAAAAGTAAGTTTTCTTATCCGACTTGGTATGACTTTAACGCGCCAAATCGAATTAACTCAATTTCAACAGTTGATCCTCAGGGAGAAATAACTTTTAATTTTACTCTTTTAGCGCCTGATCAACCCGGTTTATATTGGGAAAAATTTAATCTTTTTGCCGGCAACACCTTGATTCCCGGCGGAGAAATTGAAATTCCTTTAAAAGTAATCCCTTCATCTTCAACGCCTGCTCCGACACCCGTGCCAACTCCTACTCCTACGCCCACACCAACGCCTACGCCAACTCCCACTCCGACAACAAAAACTTTCTGGCAAAGTATTCCGCCGGAAATAACCATTGCCACTCAACCTCTTTTTCAATGCGCATCTGAAGGGCCGGATATAAGAGTCGGCTTGCTTTATTTAGAAGAAAAAGAAAAAAAGAATTATTTGCCTTTTAAAATTTCAACTCTTAATAAAAAAGTTTATCAACTTCTTGACCAAAATAATAAACTTTTAATTCGCGTCAGTGACGGCGGAATTATGGAAGTGGATTTTGATTTTAAACTTAAACGCTATTTTATTCTTGACGATAAAGGAAAAAGATTGATGATGCTGGACTCTTTCGTGAAATTTAAAGGAGATGATTCAACGATTTTTAAAATTCAAAGTTGGCAAAACGGACCTTTTTGGGATGGCGGAGAAAATGATAATGAATTTCGAGGTAACATGGAAATACAATATAATGCCTCAACTCAACGGCTTTGGTTAATTAACCAATTACCGATGGAAGATTATTTAAAAGGATTAGGCGAAGCGGGAGATTCTTCTCCGATAGAATTTTTAAAAGCTCAAGCAATTGCCGCCAGAACTTATGCCACCTCCAGATATATCAGTCCTAAATATACCAATACACCGGATGGAGATTCATTGTTTACCGTGCGATCCACTCAGGCTGACCAAGTTTACCGAGGTTATCAACGCGAATTAAGAATGACCAATACTCTAACCGCTTTAATCGCGACTCAAGGCGTAGTGGCAACTTATCAAAATAATCCAATTTCAGCTTATTATTTCGCTCAAAGCGACGGACGAACCAGATCATCTGTTGAAGCGGTAATGACCGCGGCACCTGTGGATTATTTAGTTTCTAAAATAGATCCGCCCGGTCAAGGAAAAACTTTATTGGGCCATGGCGTGGGCATGCCTCAACGCAGCGCAATTGTGGCCGCCAATCAAGGCGCAAATTTTTCTCAAATTTTAAAATATTATTACACCGGAATTGATTTGACTAAAATATATTAA
- a CDS encoding O-antigen ligase family protein, whose translation MLTFGQIIANRKKYLWFIAYSLVFVLSLAAIILARSNGAILGVLVGLIFMGLIHKSSRKWTTIALIILLLIIKLLPVARNYVWQEATFQNLSGQLRVNIWQGAISLIKTNPILGVGLDGYQNLIPQYQARFYDPITHQLISVETHPYPHNLFLALWCELGLAGLIVFLIIIFQFFKFGFRELFRNLKLEIRNSDSGKDNQILILSLLASMVTILVHGAVDTPYFKNDLSILFWLIIGLNIIIDKSDKMRYNINMEDQKNNMDELFKDLVQKRKLTKIISSSSLNKKDKDFWIKLINHLDSEQTDIFINLIENNSDNIDLLNKNLKDKMEIISSKNFNLWENILKEEEEMIKKLI comes from the coding sequence GTGCTGACTTTTGGACAAATAATCGCAAATCGCAAAAAATATTTATGGTTTATAGCTTATAGCTTGGTATTTGTATTATCACTCGCGGCGATAATTTTGGCGCGTTCTAATGGGGCGATTTTGGGAGTTTTAGTTGGACTGATTTTTATGGGACTTATTCATAAATCAAGCAGAAAATGGACAACCATTGCTTTAATTATTTTATTATTGATTATTAAATTATTACCGGTGGCGCGAAATTATGTTTGGCAAGAGGCGACTTTTCAGAATCTTTCCGGACAATTGCGGGTTAATATTTGGCAAGGCGCGATTTCTTTGATTAAAACCAATCCGATTTTAGGCGTGGGATTGGATGGCTATCAAAATTTAATTCCTCAATATCAAGCCAGATTTTACGATCCGATAACGCATCAATTAATTTCAGTGGAAACCCACCCTTATCCGCACAATTTATTTTTGGCTCTTTGGTGCGAATTAGGATTGGCAGGTTTAATTGTTTTTTTAATTATTATTTTTCAATTTTTTAAATTTGGATTTAGGGAATTGTTTAGAAATTTGAAATTAGAAATTAGAAATTCAGACTCGGGAAAAGATAACCAAATATTGATTCTATCACTTTTGGCTTCCATGGTAACAATACTAGTCCACGGAGCAGTTGACACTCCTTATTTTAAAAATGATTTGTCAATTTTATTTTGGTTGATTATTGGTTTAAATATAATTATTGACAAAAGCGATAAAATGAGATATAATATAAATATGGAAGATCAAAAGAATAATATGGATGAATTATTCAAAGACCTTGTTCAAAAGAGAAAATTAACCAAAATTATTTCTTCTTCGTCTCTTAATAAAAAAGATAAGGATTTTTGGATTAAGTTAATCAATCATTTAGATTCCGAACAAACGGATATTTTTATTAATTTGATTGAAAATAATTCCGATAATATTGATCTCTTGAATAAAAATTTAAAAGATAAAATGGAAATTATTTCTTCTAAGAATTTTAATTTATGGGAAAATATCTTAAAAGAAGAGGAGGAAATGATTAAAAAATTAATTTAA
- a CDS encoding GIY-YIG nuclease family protein, with translation MFFVYILKSFKDKWFYIGSTSDLNKRLEEHNLGKVVSTNFYRPLKLIYYEAYFSEKDARHREHNLKLKSRAFAQLKKRLESTLENT, from the coding sequence ATGTTTTTTGTTTATATTTTAAAAAGTTTTAAAGATAAATGGTTTTATATTGGGTCAACTTCAGATTTAAATAAAAGATTAGAGGAACATAATTTAGGGAAAGTTGTTTCTACTAATTTTTATCGACCATTGAAATTAATTTATTATGAAGCTTATTTTTCTGAAAAAGATGCAAGGCATCGCGAACATAATTTAAAGTTAAAATCTAGAGCTTTTGCTCAGTTAAAAAAGAGACTTGAGAGCACGTTAGAAAATACATAA